The Dysidea avara chromosome 13, odDysAvar1.4, whole genome shotgun sequence genome includes a region encoding these proteins:
- the LOC136242823 gene encoding WD repeat-containing protein 13-like, translating to MEAAQQILALDARYNSYRMSAFPQHRTLYIRRRNQLLRENAKLEADPTIRKKYYKLRAHILSQKYGALERRNQSGAGSRMSTQSMDSMLVMDSSPHFVPAQKRHHSTLDPIRGVVPTRSAEASRAMVGSVSLVEHYEFSSMEHILDQHKQAVTAIRFSNDDKACLACSSQDGNLSVFDLSTDPPSISCALKGHTQPVNDFDWSISNDFIVSVSSDGMCRLWDSISGKCLRVIRDTSGVQTYCCRFHPLNNNFVTTGNSKGQVKVFNVSTGMAVKGGNTKTAGSTLSLAFDSSGTVLWAGDGKGSIFAFYFDQVSGKLQRSKRFVVSPGYGISCITWRSWISREARDPSLLVNSTDGSLRLYRILPDGNIFLKRKFAVPHDGYNIRSAFCPLMSFLQGACVVTGSSDMSVYFFDVETGSIVNKLQGHSSPVLALCWAYDESLLASCALDGTIIVWKRNNTKS from the coding sequence ATGGAGGCGGCACAGCAAATACTGGCGTTAGATGCTCGCTATAATTCTTATAGGATGAGTGCCTTCCCTCAACACAGAACACTGTACATTCGCCGGCGTAACCAGTTATTACGCGAGAACGCCAAGTTGGAAGCGGACCCGACAATACGCAAGAAATACTACAAGTTACGGGCACACATACTGTCACAGAAATACGGAGCCTTAGAGAGGAGGAACCAATCTGGGGCAGGGAGTAGGATGAGTACTCAAAGTATGGATTCCATGTTGGTGATGGATAGTAGTCCCCACTTTGTACCAGCTCAGAAACGTCACCATAGCACCCTCGACCCCATTAGAGGGGTAGTCCCTACCAGGTCTGCTGAGGCCAGCAGGGCGATGGTAGGCAGTGTCTCCCTAGTAGAACACTATGAGTTTAGTAGTATGGAACACATCTTAGACCAACACAAACAGGCTGTGACTGCAATCCGATTCTCCAATGATGACAAAGCCTGTTTAGCCTGTTCCTCTCAAGATGGAAACCTGTCAGTgttcgatctctctacagatccTCCTTCTATTTCATGTGCACTCAAGGGACACACCCAGCCTGTTAACGATTTTGATTGGTCAATATCCAATGACTTCATAGTGTCAGTGTCATCAGATGGAATGtgtcgattgtgggattcaatatCAGGGAAATGTCTCCGTGTGATCAGGGACACCAGTGGAGTACAGACTTACTGTTGTCGATTTCATCCTCTCAATAATAACTTTGTCACTACTGGTAATAGTAAAGGTCAAGTGAAGGTGTTCAATGTATCCACTGGAATGGCTGTAAAGGGTGGTAACACAAAGACAGCAGGGTCCACATTGTCTCTGGCATTTGACTCTTCTGGAACTGTACTGTGGGCTGGAGATGGAAAGGGTTCCATATTTGCTTTCTACTTTGACCAAGTGTCGGGAAAACTGCAGCGTTCAAAAAGATTTGTGGTTTCCCCTGGTTATGGGATAAGCTGTATAACATGGCGTAGCTGGATCAGTCGTGAGGCACGAGATCCCTCCCTGCTTGTTAACAGTACTGATGGTAGCCTGAGGCTATACAGGATACTACCAGATGGTAACATATTTCTGAAGAGAAAGTTTGCAGTTCCTCATGATGGCTATAATATCAGGAGTGCCTTCTGTCCTCTGATGTCCTTCTTGCAGGGTGCTTGTGTTGTAACGGGCAGTTCGGACATGAGTGTGTACTTCTTTGATGTTGAGACAGGATCCATTGTCAACAAGTTACAAGGCCACTCATCACCGGTGTTGGCATTGTGTTGGGCGTATGATGAGAGCCTGCTAGCATCTTGTGCTCTAGATGGCACAATAATAGTGTGGAAGAGAAACAACACAAAATCATAA